One Cryptomeria japonica chromosome 9, Sugi_1.0, whole genome shotgun sequence genomic window carries:
- the LOC131066882 gene encoding dirigent protein 5: MQNSKSLYLSFLFCVVFLALIYSTGCKKKKTLKPCMNLQFYYHDILYLGSDVENATSVLIAKPPDTANFSLQFGYMVIFDDPITLDSNMHSPQVGRAQGLYVYNGKHIQGAWFGFTIVLNSTDYKGSLTIAGADYPLDDKHRYFSVVGGTGDFLMARGVCTITTDEVEPITYFRLLMNITLYECYT; this comes from the coding sequence ATGCAGAATAGTAAATCCCTGTATTTGAGTTTTTTGTTCTGTGTTGTGTTTCTTGCTTTGATATATTCGACAGGGTGCAAGAAGAAAAAAACTCTAAAGCCATGTATGAATTTGCAATTTTATTACCACGATATACTTTACCTTGGCTCCGATGTTGAGAATGCAACATCTGTATTGATTGCCAAACCACCCGATACTGCTAATTTTAGTCTCCAGTTTGGATATATGGTgatttttgatgatcccattacaCTTGACAGCAATATGCATTCTCCCCAAGTGGGGAGAGCTCAAGGCCTGTACGTCTACAATGGAAAACATATCCAGGGTGCTTGGTTTGGCTTCACTATTGTTTTGAATTCTACTGACTATAAAGGCTCCCTTACCATTGCTGGAGCAGATTACCCACTTGATGATAAGCACAGATATTTTTCTGTTGTGGGTGGGACTGGGGATTTCCTCATGGCAAGAGGAGTTTGCACTATTACCACTGATGAGGTGGAGCCAATCACTTATTTTAGGCTACTCATGAATATCACTCTCTATGAGTGTTATACATAA